A single Caretta caretta isolate rCarCar2 chromosome 2, rCarCar1.hap1, whole genome shotgun sequence DNA region contains:
- the LOC125632454 gene encoding transcription factor Sox-17-alpha-A-like, with translation MSSPDAGYASSDDQTQARCSLPIMMPALGPCQWAESLSPLADAKVKSEAAPAGAASSRAKSESRIRRPMNAFMVWAKDERKRLAQQNPDLHNAELSKMLGKAWKALSLAEKRPFVEEAERLRVQHMQDHPNYKYRPRRRKQVKRLKRVESGFLPHGLAEAPGAELASEGSRMCVESLALPYPEQGYPAVQSALPPALGHYRDCQPLAAAFDGYNLPTPDPSPLDAAESEPAFFTPPLQDECQLAPYGYPAAEYPAHGAESQASAALRRHLPRAEPLGQLSSLQSLLGCQGPLHAYYGQLCQPAGPARAPQLPPQPCQPSPPPEAQQCREPLEHLSQDDLLGDVDRTEFEQYLHFACKPELGLHFQGHEAGLPAPDAHGPISSVVSDASTAVYYCTYPDA, from the exons ATGAGCAGCCCCGATGCGGGATACGCCAGCAGCGACGACCAGACGCAGGCAAGGTGCTCGCTCCCCATCATGATGCCGGCCCTGGGTCCCTGCCAGTGGGCAGAGTCCCTGAGCCCCCTCGCAGACGCCAAGGTGAAGAGTGAGGCGGCCCCGGCGGGGGCTGCGAGCAGCCGGGCCAAAAGCGAGTCCCGCATCCGCCGGCCCATGAACGCCTTCATGGTGTGGGCCAAGGACGAGCGCAAGCGGCTGGCGCAGCAGAACCCGGACCTGCACAACGCGGAGCTCAGCAAGATGCTGG GGAAGGCCTGGAAGGCGCTGTCGCTGGCGGAGAAGCGGCCGTTCGTGGAGGAGGCGGAGCGGCTGCGGGTGCAGCACATGCAGGACCATCCCAACTACAAGTACCGGCCGCGCCGGCGGAAGCAGGTGAAGCGCCTGAAGCGCGTGGAAAGCGGCTTCCTGCCGCACGGGCTGGCGGAGGCGCCGGGCGCCGAGCTGGCCAGCGAGGGCAGCAGGATGTGCGTGGAGAGCCTGGCCCTGCCCTACCCGGAGCAGGGCTACCCCGCCGTGCAGAGCGCGCTGCCCCCGGCGCTGGGCCACTACCGGGACTGCCAGCCCCTGGCTGCCGCCTTCGACGGCTACAACCTGCCGACCCCGGACCCCTCCCCGCTGGACGCGGCGGAGAGCGAGCCGGCCTTCTTCACGCCGCCCCTGCAGGACGAGTGTCAGCTGGCGCCCTACGGCTACCCCGCGGCCGAGTACCCCGCGCACGGCGCCGAGAGCCAGGCCAGCGCCGCGCTCCGCAGGCACCTGCCCCGCGCCGAGCCGCTGGgccagctcagctccctgcagagcCTGCTGGGCTGCCAGGGCCCCCTGCACGCCTACTACGGGCAGCTGTGCCAGCCCGCCGGCCCGGCCCGCGCTCCCCAGCTCCCGCCGCAGCCCTGCCAGCCCTCGCCGCCGCCCGAGGCgcagcagtgcagggagccccTGGAGCACCTGTCGCAGGACGACCTGCTGGGCGACGTGGATCGCACCGAATTCGAGCAGTACCTGCACTTCGCCTGCAAGCCCGAGCTCGGGCTCCACTTCCAGGGCCACGAAGCCGGCCTGCCCGCGCCGGACGCCCACGGGCCCATCTCCTCGGTGGTTTCGGATGCAAGTACTGCTGTGTATTACTGCACTTACCCGGACGCCTAA